A stretch of the Parabacteroides timonensis genome encodes the following:
- a CDS encoding DUF4251 domain-containing protein, with amino-acid sequence MKNVRLFWILGIVLALIGQSLCAQTKKEKKEQKEKEVKELIESKRFTIDVNRAIPMGGRSLNLTSPYSLEMRGDSAISYLPYFGRAYSAPYGGGDGLRFEKSITDYQTSFNKKGTAQIQFRAQTDDDTYTFNVQVFSNGSATINVTPVNKQNITFYGELAPKKKE; translated from the coding sequence ATGAAGAACGTTAGGTTATTCTGGATACTGGGGATTGTCCTCGCTTTAATAGGGCAATCCCTTTGTGCCCAAACCAAGAAGGAAAAGAAAGAACAAAAAGAAAAAGAAGTAAAAGAATTAATAGAAAGTAAACGGTTTACGATAGATGTGAACCGTGCGATACCCATGGGAGGGCGTTCTCTCAATCTGACCTCTCCCTATTCTCTGGAAATGCGCGGCGACTCGGCTATTTCCTATCTTCCTTATTTCGGAAGAGCATATTCGGCTCCTTATGGTGGCGGTGACGGGTTGCGATTTGAAAAATCAATTACCGATTATCAAACCTCTTTCAACAAAAAGGGAACCGCTCAAATACAGTTTCGTGCCCAGACAGACGACGATACATATACATTTAATGTACAGGTATTCTCTAATGGTTCCGCAACTATAAATGTGACACCTGTCAATAAGCAGAATATCACATTCTACGGGGAACTGGCTCCTAAGAAAAAGGAATAA
- a CDS encoding TIGR01212 family radical SAM protein (This family includes YhcC from E. coli K-12, an uncharacterized radical SAM protein.) gives MENVKPYNDFGDFLRKVFPYKVQKISINAGFTCPNRDGSKGWGGCTYCNNQTFSPEYCHTEKSVSEQLEEGIRFFSRKYPEMKYLAYFQAYTNTYDELNSLKAKYEEALSHPEVVGLIVGTRPDCMPEALLDYFTSLAKEKFVMIEYGLESTLDKTLIRINRGHTYEESETAIHRTAERGIYTGAHLILGLPGESREEILHHADRLSALPITTLKLHQLQLIRNTRMAKEYADHPEEFHLYTADEYIDLVIDFIEKLTPSIVVERFVSQSPKELLIAPDWGLKNFEFTARVNKRIAERNARQGRLFIPFS, from the coding sequence ACAGAAAATCTCTATAAACGCCGGCTTCACCTGCCCTAACCGTGACGGCTCAAAGGGTTGGGGAGGATGCACTTATTGTAATAACCAAACATTCAGTCCGGAATATTGCCACACAGAGAAAAGCGTATCCGAACAATTGGAAGAAGGCATCCGCTTCTTCTCCCGCAAATATCCGGAAATGAAATACTTGGCCTATTTCCAGGCGTATACCAATACATACGATGAACTGAATTCGTTGAAAGCCAAATACGAGGAAGCCTTATCACATCCCGAAGTGGTCGGGCTGATCGTCGGAACGCGCCCGGACTGTATGCCGGAAGCTTTGCTGGACTATTTCACCTCCCTCGCCAAAGAAAAGTTTGTGATGATAGAATACGGATTGGAAAGTACATTAGATAAAACATTGATCCGCATCAACCGCGGACATACTTACGAAGAATCGGAAACAGCCATCCACCGGACAGCCGAAAGAGGCATCTACACCGGAGCCCATCTGATCCTGGGTTTACCGGGAGAAAGCCGCGAAGAGATACTGCATCATGCCGATCGATTATCCGCATTACCGATCACAACGCTAAAGCTTCATCAATTGCAACTGATCCGCAACACCCGCATGGCGAAGGAATATGCCGATCATCCGGAAGAGTTCCATCTTTATACGGCCGACGAATACATCGACCTGGTGATCGACTTTATAGAAAAATTAACCCCCTCTATTGTAGTAGAGAGGTTTGTATCGCAATCCCCGAAAGAGCTGTTGATCGCTCCCGACTGGGGACTTAAAAACTTCGAATTTACCGCTAGAGTAAATAAGCGTATTGCCGAAAGAAATGCACGGCAGGGACGACTATTTATTCCTTTTTCTTAG